The Impatiens glandulifera chromosome 3, dImpGla2.1, whole genome shotgun sequence genome contains a region encoding:
- the LOC124930358 gene encoding protein EXPRESSION OF TERPENOIDS 1-like, producing MMRGGSSTARCQECGNQSKKDCGYMRCRTCCKSRGFQCATHVKSTWIPLSLRRPRQQQFFQHSQLHNDDHQLQTQSTIPNPKRTKPFNLTSNTSSSGMQNGDQFPAEATMKATFKCVRMMSSTDDVVNQCAYQTSVNIGGHVFKGVLYDQGPDNDHHQDQDHDHQRNQTACYSTVADPW from the exons atgatgagagGAGGGAGTTCGACAGCAAGATGCCAAGAATGTGGAAATCAGTCTAAGAAAGACTGTGGATATATGAGATGTAGAACTTGCTGCAAAAGCAGAGGGTTTCAATGTGCAACCCATGTGAAAAGCACGTGGATCCCTCTCTCTCTACGCCGTCCAAGACAACAACAATTCTTTCAGCATTCTCAACTTCACAATGATGATCATCAACTTCAAACCCAATCCACAATTCCTAACCCTAAAAGAACCAAACCCTTCAATCTCACTTCTAATACTTCTTCATCAG GGATGCAAAATGGGGATCAATTTCCAGCAGAAGCAACCATGAAGGCAACATTTAAATGTGTTAGAATGATGTCATCAACAGATGATGTTGTGAATCAATGTGCATATCAAACTTCTGTTAACATTGGAGGACATGTTTTCAAAGGTGTTCTTTATGATCAAGGGCCAGATAATGATCATCATCAAGATCAAGATCATGATCATCAACGTAATCAGACTGCTTGCTACAGTACTGTTGCTGATCCTTGGTAA